The following proteins are co-located in the Solanum pennellii chromosome 8, SPENNV200 genome:
- the LOC107027626 gene encoding uncharacterized protein LOC107027626: MELDSHKIVISRDINFFEAIFPIVSASPIPTSIFSTQKTQYSSVKDSSCDVPVPTIPSPDSFPSNAPSSSSPPPNCPSPKTSLIPDSIAHCLESASQIIEPNSYYPASLRTAEYRSKRQLFAKLTLSNRLVADLYVPPLLPNPIRSDNQAAIHIAKNPVFHEQRKHTELDSHFVGQQYRSDLICLYFVPYKDQLADVFTKIPFWGFS; this comes from the exons ATGGAATTGGATAGCCATAAAATAGTCATATCCAGGGATATTAATTTCTTTGAAGCGATATTTCCTATTGTTAGTGCTTCTCCTATTCctacttcaattttttctacTCAAAAAACTCAGTATTCTAGTGTCAAAGATTCATCTTGTGATGTTCCAGTTCCTACCATTCCGTCTCCAGATTCCTTCCCTTCAAACGCTCCATCTTCTTCCTCTCCACCTCCAAACTGTCCTTCTCCTAAAACATCTCTTATACCTGATTCTATTGCCCATTG TCTT GAGTCAGCTTCTCAGATCATAGAACCTAATAGTTACTATCCAGCATCTCTCCGTACAG CCGAGTATCGATCGAAACgtcaattatttgccaagttaACTTTGTCAAATCGTCTCGTTGCTGATCTCTATGTTCCTCCTTTGTTGCCAAACCCTATTCGTTCAGACAATCAAGCAGCGATTCATATAGCCAaaaatccagtgtttcatgaaCAAAGGAAACACACGGAGCTTGACAGTCATTTTGTTGGACAACAATACCGTTCCGACCTCATTTGTCTTTATTTTGTTCCCTATAAGGATCAACTTGCCGATGTTTTCACAAAAATACCTTTCTGGGGATTCTCATAA